A single region of the Streptomyces sp. AM 4-1-1 genome encodes:
- a CDS encoding acyl carrier protein, whose protein sequence is MATTTPFIEQLRKLPGSERRARIEELARTEFRAALLMTDDEDIPLDQNYFDLGLTSLRVTETKQRLEERLGCVIDTALLFSAPTLGRLVEHLHTEVLPALLGEGTAPGGPASAVPGTRKKLVDDLLADLYKA, encoded by the coding sequence ATGGCGACGACCACGCCGTTCATCGAGCAACTGCGCAAGCTGCCCGGTTCGGAGCGACGGGCCCGGATCGAGGAGCTGGCCCGCACGGAGTTCCGCGCCGCGCTGCTCATGACCGACGACGAGGACATCCCGCTCGACCAGAACTACTTCGACCTCGGGCTGACCTCGCTGCGCGTCACCGAGACGAAACAGCGGCTCGAAGAGCGGCTCGGCTGTGTCATCGACACCGCACTGCTCTTCTCCGCCCCCACCCTGGGCCGGCTCGTGGAACACCTGCACACCGAAGTCCTTCCCGCCCTGCTCGGCGAGGGCACCGCGCCCGGCGGCCCGGCCTCCGCCGTGCCCGGGACACGCAAGAAGCTCGTCGACGACCTGCTGGCCGACCTCTACAAGGCATGA